A stretch of the Clostridium botulinum genome encodes the following:
- the neuC gene encoding UDP-N-acetylglucosamine 2-epimerase, translating to MKRKIAVITGTRADYGIYYSVLKAIEKHKDLELYLIVCGMHLSPEFGMTINEIEKDGFKIDDKIDTILSSDSGGAMAKSIGITLMGLTQSLDRIKPDVLLILGDRGEMIAGALAAIHMNIPVAHIHGGEVTGTVDESIRHSITKLSHIHFPANEDSRERIIKMGEEKENVYVVGAPGIDYIKNTEYLSREEVLRRFNLKDDKIFILTQHPVTTEKDMVVYQIEETLSAIAELGIQTIISYPNSDNGGREIIKVIEKYRKKYDFLKVFKNLSQVEYLSLLNNADIMIGNSSSGIIEAPSFKLPVINIGTRQQGRLRACNIIDVGYNRKEILNAIDKVLYNGEFREKLKKCENPYGDGHSGERIASILSKIEINQQLIQKRITY from the coding sequence GTGAAAAGAAAAATAGCAGTAATAACAGGAACCAGGGCGGATTATGGAATATATTACTCAGTTTTAAAAGCTATAGAAAAGCATAAAGATTTAGAATTATATTTAATAGTATGTGGAATGCATCTTTCGCCTGAATTTGGAATGACAATAAATGAAATAGAAAAAGATGGATTTAAAATAGATGATAAGATTGATACTATTTTATCATCTGACTCAGGTGGAGCTATGGCTAAATCTATAGGAATAACTTTGATGGGATTGACTCAAAGCCTAGATAGAATAAAACCTGATGTTTTATTAATATTAGGTGATAGAGGAGAAATGATAGCTGGAGCACTTGCTGCAATTCATATGAATATACCGGTAGCTCATATTCATGGGGGAGAAGTTACAGGTACAGTAGATGAATCTATAAGACATTCTATAACAAAACTTTCGCATATACATTTTCCGGCTAATGAAGATAGTAGAGAAAGAATAATAAAAATGGGTGAAGAAAAAGAGAATGTCTATGTAGTTGGAGCACCAGGAATAGATTACATAAAAAATACAGAATATCTTTCAAGAGAAGAGGTATTAAGAAGATTTAATTTAAAGGATGATAAGATTTTTATACTTACACAACATCCAGTTACCACAGAAAAGGATATGGTAGTATATCAAATAGAGGAAACACTAAGTGCTATTGCGGAGCTTGGTATTCAAACAATAATTTCGTATCCTAATAGTGATAATGGTGGAAGAGAAATAATAAAGGTTATTGAAAAATATAGAAAAAAATATGATTTTCTTAAAGTATTTAAAAATTTAAGCCAAGTAGAATATTTAAGTCTTCTGAATAATGCGGATATAATGATTGGAAATTCATCATCAGGAATAATAGAAGCGCCAAGTTTTAAATTACCAGTAATAAATATAGGTACAAGACAACAAGGAAGACTTAGAGCTTGCAATATAATAGATGTAGGATATAATAGAAAAGAAATTTTAAATGCAATAGATAAAGTGCTTTATAATGGAGAATTTAGAGAAAAGTTAAAAAAATGTGAAAATCCGTATGGAGATGGGCATTCTGGTGAGAGAATAGCAAGTATTTTAAGTAAAATAGAGATAAATCAGCAGTTGATACAAAAAAGGATAACTTATTAA
- the neuB gene encoding N-acetylneuraminate synthase: MIKIRNKIIGKTIQNNYNCFVIAEAGVNHNGSIVLAKKLVDKAVEAGVDAVKFQTFKSEKLVTGYASMAKYQKDNIGIEESQFNMLKKLELSYDEFTELKKYCDEKNIIFMSTPFDFESAKFLNSIGVEVFKISSGDLTNIPLLEYIAEFNKPMILSSGMATLGEVEDAVSAIRNKELEDIAVLHCTSNYPAKISSVNLKAMNTIKNAFNIIGGYSDHTKGISIPIAAAALGAEIIEKHFTLDKEMEGPDHKASLNPEELKEMVQEIRNVQSALGNGIKTFTENEIDTMRVARKSIVAKNFIKKGEIITKEDLDYKRPGDGLSPKYYKHIIGKKSSKDISIDTQITLDSVEK, from the coding sequence ATGATTAAAATAAGAAATAAAATTATCGGTAAAACTATACAAAATAATTATAATTGTTTTGTAATAGCTGAGGCTGGAGTTAATCATAATGGAAGTATTGTGCTTGCAAAAAAGTTAGTTGATAAAGCAGTGGAGGCAGGAGTAGATGCAGTTAAATTTCAAACTTTCAAAAGTGAGAAATTAGTTACAGGTTATGCATCAATGGCTAAGTATCAAAAAGATAATATAGGTATAGAAGAAAGTCAGTTTAATATGTTAAAAAAACTAGAGTTATCTTATGATGAATTTACTGAGTTGAAAAAATATTGTGATGAAAAAAATATTATATTTATGTCTACGCCGTTTGATTTTGAGAGTGCTAAATTTTTAAACTCTATTGGCGTGGAAGTATTTAAAATAAGTTCTGGAGATTTAACTAATATACCATTATTGGAGTATATAGCTGAATTTAATAAACCTATGATACTTTCATCAGGTATGGCTACACTAGGGGAAGTTGAAGATGCCGTTAGTGCTATAAGAAATAAAGAACTAGAAGATATAGCGGTATTGCATTGTACATCTAATTATCCTGCTAAAATAAGTTCTGTAAATTTAAAGGCTATGAATACAATAAAAAATGCTTTTAATATTATTGGTGGATACTCAGATCATACTAAAGGAATTTCAATACCAATAGCAGCGGCAGCACTTGGAGCCGAAATAATAGAAAAGCATTTTACTTTAGATAAAGAAATGGAAGGTCCAGATCATAAGGCATCTTTAAATCCAGAAGAGTTAAAAGAAATGGTACAAGAAATAAGAAATGTTCAATCAGCATTGGGAAATGGTATAAAAACTTTTACAGAAAATGAAATAGATACTATGAGAGTTGCAAGAAAAAGTATAGTAGCTAAAAATTTTATTAAAAAAGGTGAAATTATAACTAAAGAAGATTTAGATTATAAAAGACCAGGAGATGGACTTTCACCTAAATATTATAAGCATATAATTGGAAAAAAATCTAGTAAGGATATATCAATAGATACTCAAATAACTTTAGATTCGGTAGAAAAATAA
- a CDS encoding cytidylyltransferase domain-containing protein, producing MYKDKKILAIIPARGGSKGIHHKNIMKICNKPLIVYSIEAANESKYIDYTLVSTDDEAIKNVSLEYGAEVPFLRPKEISDDKAKSIDVVLHAIDYLKKYNKEFDYAVLLQPTSPLRTIEDIDKGIENIINSNNDSLISICECDENPVLMRTIENNKLNTIFEFKGDNLRRQELPKFYIFNGALYINKVDMLVNEKAFVNEDTMPFIMDRYKSIDIDNMLDAKIVELILKENKND from the coding sequence GTGTATAAAGATAAGAAAATATTAGCTATAATTCCAGCTAGGGGTGGTTCAAAAGGTATACATCATAAAAATATAATGAAAATTTGCAATAAACCATTAATAGTTTATTCAATTGAGGCTGCAAATGAATCTAAATATATTGATTATACATTAGTATCAACAGATGACGAAGCTATAAAAAATGTTTCATTAGAATATGGAGCCGAGGTTCCTTTTTTAAGACCTAAAGAAATATCTGATGATAAAGCTAAGTCTATTGATGTAGTTTTACATGCTATAGATTATTTAAAAAAGTATAACAAAGAATTTGATTATGCAGTATTACTTCAGCCAACGTCTCCACTTAGAACAATAGAGGATATAGATAAGGGAATAGAGAATATTATAAATAGCAATAATGATTCTCTTATAAGTATATGTGAATGTGATGAAAATCCAGTGCTTATGAGAACAATTGAGAATAACAAATTAAATACAATTTTTGAATTTAAAGGGGACAACTTAAGAAGACAAGAATTACCTAAATTTTATATTTTTAACGGAGCTTTATATATTAATAAAGTAGATATGTTAGTAAATGAAAAAGCGTTTGTAAATGAAGATACAATGCCATTTATCATGGATAGATATAAATCCATTGACATAGATAACATGCTAGATGCTAAAATTGTAGAACTAATTTTAAAGGAGAACAAAAATGATTAA
- a CDS encoding N-acetyltransferase: MNYISESAKVGNNVKIGHFAVIEDNVVIGDNCIIGNNVVIHEGSLIGNNIRIDDNTLIGKTPMRSVNSIFKDDKKYEPCKIADECLIGAGVIIYCGCKIGEKTLIADLAVIREDVTIGNRTIIGKGATIENFCEVGSNCKIQTNVYLTAYSEVEDYVFMAPCVVTSNDNYAARSKERFNHFKGVTIKKGGRIGAGAVVLPGKVINEDGFAAAGSVVTKDVENATIVAGSPAKKFKNVPEDQLLKNQ; this comes from the coding sequence ATGAACTATATTTCTGAAAGCGCTAAAGTAGGTAACAATGTAAAAATAGGACACTTTGCAGTTATAGAAGACAATGTTGTTATCGGAGATAATTGTATTATAGGAAATAATGTAGTAATTCATGAAGGTTCATTGATTGGAAATAATATAAGAATAGATGATAATACTTTAATTGGTAAAACTCCTATGAGATCAGTTAATAGTATATTTAAAGATGATAAAAAATACGAACCATGTAAAATTGCTGATGAGTGTTTAATAGGCGCCGGAGTTATAATTTATTGTGGATGTAAAATAGGAGAAAAAACCCTTATAGCAGATTTAGCAGTAATAAGAGAAGATGTAACGATCGGTAACAGAACAATAATAGGAAAAGGAGCTACTATTGAAAACTTCTGCGAGGTAGGATCAAACTGTAAAATACAAACTAATGTATATTTAACAGCTTATTCTGAAGTTGAAGATTATGTTTTCATGGCTCCATGTGTTGTAACATCTAATGATAATTATGCAGCTCGTTCAAAAGAAAGATTTAACCATTTTAAAGGAGTTACTATTAAAAAAGGTGGAAGAATAGGAGCAGGAGCGGTAGTATTACCAGGAAAAGTTATAAACGAAGATGGATTTGCAGCAGCAGGTAGTGTTGTTACAAAGGATGTAGAAAATGCTACTATAGTTGCAGGAAGTCCAGCTAAAAAGTTTAAGAATGTTCCAGAAGATCAGCTTCTAAAAAATCAGTAA
- a CDS encoding Gfo/Idh/MocA family protein has protein sequence MSKLKFAIIGCGRISYKHVEGLVNNKEEAVLVATCDVDIEKANAKKDEYIEKMGEDLKVSTYEDYKEMLEKEDIDVVTIATESGYHPEIAIYAMKKGKHTVVEKPMALSIDDANEMIKVAKENNVKLAICHQNRFNKPIQELREALENNRFGRLINGTARILWNRNEGYYKQAPWRGTWKLDGGTLMNQCIHNIDLLQWMMGGEIDTVYAQCDNFLRDIEAEDFGAIVVRFKNGAIGIIEGTACVFPKNLEETLSVFGEKGTVCIGGLAVNKIETWRFEDGKENEEEQILKAQEGDPDSVYGKGHTPLFKNVIDAINNDVEPLINGEQGKRAMAIILAAYKSRLTGMPVKFPFDNFSTLDMEKAFPKKNR, from the coding sequence ATGTCAAAATTAAAGTTTGCAATTATTGGTTGTGGAAGAATTTCATATAAACATGTTGAGGGATTAGTAAATAATAAAGAAGAAGCTGTACTTGTAGCTACTTGTGACGTTGATATAGAAAAAGCTAATGCTAAAAAAGATGAATACATAGAAAAAATGGGTGAAGACCTTAAAGTAAGTACATATGAAGATTATAAAGAAATGCTTGAAAAAGAAGATATAGATGTAGTTACAATAGCTACAGAAAGTGGGTATCATCCTGAAATTGCTATTTATGCAATGAAAAAAGGAAAGCATACTGTAGTTGAAAAGCCAATGGCTTTATCAATAGATGATGCAAATGAAATGATAAAGGTTGCAAAAGAGAATAATGTTAAACTTGCAATATGTCATCAAAATAGATTTAATAAACCAATCCAAGAATTAAGAGAAGCTTTAGAAAATAATAGATTTGGAAGACTTATAAATGGTACTGCAAGAATTCTTTGGAATAGAAATGAAGGATATTACAAACAAGCTCCATGGAGAGGAACTTGGAAACTTGATGGTGGTACATTAATGAATCAATGTATACATAATATAGATTTACTTCAATGGATGATGGGTGGAGAAATAGATACTGTATATGCTCAATGTGATAACTTCTTAAGAGATATAGAAGCAGAAGATTTTGGTGCAATAGTAGTTCGTTTCAAAAATGGTGCTATTGGAATAATAGAAGGAACAGCATGTGTATTCCCTAAAAACTTAGAAGAAACTTTAAGTGTATTTGGAGAAAAGGGAACAGTATGCATAGGTGGTCTTGCTGTTAACAAAATAGAAACTTGGAGATTTGAAGACGGAAAAGAAAATGAAGAAGAACAAATATTAAAAGCTCAAGAGGGAGATCCAGATTCAGTATACGGAAAAGGTCATACTCCATTATTTAAAAATGTTATAGATGCAATAAACAATGATGTTGAACCTTTAATAAATGGAGAACAAGGCAAGAGAGCTATGGCAATAATTCTTGCTGCTTACAAATCAAGACTTACTGGAATGCCTGTAAAATTCCCATTTGATAATTTTTCAACTTTAGATATGGAAAAAGCTTTTCCAAAGAAAAATAGATAG